A window from Micromonospora profundi encodes these proteins:
- a CDS encoding AAA family ATPase, translated as MTGFGSFREPATVDFTDANFFALIGPTGAGKSTVIDAMTFALYGSVPRWDDRRTVSLALSPAVNRGVVRLVFDVGASRYVAARELRRTRMGVGIHNGRLERLIDPTRLGSTDDETELIAADGKVNAAVEELLGLSFDHFCSCVVLPQGDFAEFLHAKPADRQKILTRLLGIGLYETIGQRANAEAAEAKQRIGFLDEQIGRLATVTPEAVGEANQRVQHLTTLKNQVVTVLSELATATAALDEARRNTGRIREETQILGGVALPSDLEIRAERLAEATGTADRATEAFAVAEKADDIARATFETAAAERGFLEHAKRNHAERSQLEQQLPDAENDRAEAAKTLAAVTAERDSAIQTAAAAQAASETAKTAAKAARERVETARSQYQKLSRLSVPTGIDEIQEREASAKSALAAGGRRLAEAEKAESDARRDVEAAPTRGELDQAKHHHAELTKLAAAEPDLITHVDRARAEVTARQAALDEAIRTVDQARLTRNEAGRAEAASVLRPYLLAGEPCPVCEHPVEELPAPLEHETVAATDKALAIAERHRDTAARQHTAALAQGQKATDALAAAQERTAELRRALTGKWADESAVDGELSRLDGLNARLKNAGVTLREARAAHETASHAVAALAKTYAEARTALTAARDPLVPLGAPSVDGLDLADAWHTLASWSSQKAEADAKLLQQAEAAARQADAESSSMAGRLKQAHGEVERLDTARVAAERSDRETELALRTKNDRLRTLAEALTAASSSGEVAAELARIDQLEAEAKVAQGELKKARAGRDSANQALTSLKAQEQTAWKELRAARDLLVPLGAPPVQEEDLRTAWAELVGWAEQEVGRREVTFATARAALAAAEHHRGEKELALGQALGQAGIAVSPASAADTVSAAVVAELERARAHVQSLEAQLSQLADLRSSREKSHEEHAVASTLGGLLRSNEFPRWLVASALDVLVQDASASLAELSGGQFNLAHENGEFVVIDHNNADLPRPVKTLSGGETFQASLALALALSAQITTLAAAGSARLDSIFLDEGFGTLDEVTLETVASTLENLASQGNRMVGVVTHVSVLADRVPVKFRVSRDQFGSAIMKDNI; from the coding sequence ATGACCGGCTTCGGATCGTTCCGTGAGCCGGCGACGGTCGACTTCACCGACGCGAACTTCTTCGCCCTCATCGGCCCAACCGGCGCCGGCAAATCAACCGTCATCGACGCGATGACCTTCGCACTGTACGGATCGGTGCCGCGCTGGGACGACCGGCGAACCGTCTCGCTGGCGCTGTCACCCGCGGTGAATAGGGGAGTCGTGCGCCTGGTCTTCGACGTGGGTGCCAGCCGGTACGTCGCCGCGCGCGAACTGCGGCGAACCCGCATGGGCGTCGGCATCCACAACGGCCGACTCGAGCGGTTGATCGATCCCACCCGGCTCGGGTCCACCGATGACGAGACCGAGTTGATCGCGGCCGACGGCAAGGTAAACGCCGCCGTCGAAGAACTCCTCGGGCTGTCGTTCGACCACTTCTGCTCCTGCGTCGTCCTGCCCCAAGGCGACTTCGCCGAGTTCCTCCACGCCAAGCCAGCCGACCGCCAAAAGATCCTCACACGCCTGCTCGGAATCGGCCTGTACGAAACCATCGGACAGCGCGCCAACGCCGAAGCAGCCGAGGCCAAGCAGCGAATCGGTTTCCTCGATGAGCAGATTGGCCGCCTCGCCACCGTCACGCCGGAGGCCGTGGGCGAGGCGAACCAACGAGTCCAGCACCTCACCACCCTGAAAAACCAGGTCGTCACGGTCCTGTCCGAACTGGCGACCGCTACAGCAGCGCTCGACGAAGCGCGGCGAAACACCGGACGGATCCGCGAGGAGACGCAAATACTCGGCGGCGTCGCACTCCCGTCCGACCTTGAGATACGCGCCGAGCGGCTGGCCGAAGCGACAGGCACCGCAGATCGGGCCACCGAGGCCTTCGCCGTAGCCGAGAAGGCTGACGACATCGCGAGGGCGACCTTCGAGACGGCGGCCGCGGAACGGGGTTTCCTCGAGCACGCGAAGCGCAACCACGCCGAGCGCTCACAACTCGAGCAACAGCTACCCGACGCGGAGAACGATCGCGCGGAGGCGGCTAAGACACTCGCCGCAGTCACCGCTGAACGCGATTCGGCGATACAGACGGCAGCCGCTGCCCAAGCGGCGTCAGAGACCGCGAAGACGGCGGCAAAGGCCGCGCGGGAACGCGTCGAAACGGCCCGGTCCCAGTACCAGAAGCTCAGCAGGCTGTCCGTCCCGACCGGAATAGATGAAATCCAGGAACGCGAGGCCTCCGCCAAAAGTGCGCTGGCGGCCGGCGGCCGACGCCTCGCCGAGGCGGAGAAGGCGGAATCTGACGCGCGGCGCGATGTTGAGGCGGCACCCACCCGTGGCGAACTGGACCAGGCCAAACACCACCACGCCGAGTTGACCAAGCTCGCGGCCGCGGAACCAGACCTGATAACCCACGTCGACCGCGCGCGAGCGGAGGTCACCGCGAGGCAGGCCGCACTCGACGAAGCGATCCGGACCGTTGATCAGGCTCGGCTGACCCGCAATGAAGCCGGGCGCGCCGAAGCCGCGTCAGTACTTCGGCCGTACCTCTTGGCCGGCGAGCCGTGCCCGGTCTGCGAACATCCGGTGGAGGAGCTGCCGGCACCCCTCGAACATGAGACCGTCGCCGCGACCGACAAGGCACTGGCAATCGCCGAACGGCACCGCGACACCGCAGCTCGGCAACACACTGCCGCTCTGGCACAGGGGCAGAAAGCCACCGACGCGCTTGCCGCAGCACAGGAAAGGACAGCCGAGCTCAGGCGAGCGCTCACCGGCAAATGGGCGGACGAGAGCGCCGTTGACGGCGAGCTGAGTCGTCTGGACGGCCTGAACGCCAGACTCAAAAATGCCGGCGTAACGCTCCGCGAGGCTCGAGCCGCTCACGAAACGGCCAGCCATGCGGTAGCGGCGCTTGCGAAGACGTACGCGGAGGCGCGGACAGCACTGACCGCCGCTCGGGATCCACTTGTCCCGCTCGGCGCGCCGTCCGTGGACGGCCTCGACCTAGCGGACGCCTGGCACACCTTGGCGAGCTGGTCCAGCCAAAAGGCCGAAGCCGACGCCAAACTCCTCCAACAAGCCGAAGCCGCGGCGCGCCAAGCCGACGCCGAGTCGTCGTCCATGGCGGGGCGTCTGAAGCAAGCGCACGGGGAGGTCGAACGCCTCGATACGGCGAGGGTAGCCGCGGAGCGTTCGGATCGAGAAACCGAACTGGCGCTTCGCACGAAGAATGACCGCCTGAGGACTCTGGCGGAAGCCCTGACCGCGGCGTCGAGCAGTGGGGAGGTTGCGGCCGAGCTGGCTCGGATCGACCAGCTAGAGGCGGAAGCCAAGGTCGCACAAGGGGAACTGAAGAAGGCCCGTGCCGGCCGCGACTCGGCCAATCAAGCGCTCACCTCCTTGAAAGCTCAGGAGCAGACGGCCTGGAAGGAACTTCGAGCGGCACGGGACTTGCTCGTTCCACTCGGGGCCCCGCCGGTTCAGGAGGAGGACCTGCGCACCGCCTGGGCCGAGCTCGTCGGCTGGGCCGAGCAGGAAGTCGGCAGGCGAGAGGTGACGTTCGCGACCGCCCGGGCTGCTCTTGCGGCGGCGGAGCACCACCGTGGCGAGAAGGAGCTGGCGCTTGGTCAGGCCCTCGGGCAGGCCGGAATCGCCGTCTCTCCTGCCTCCGCGGCGGACACGGTCTCCGCCGCCGTCGTTGCCGAGCTTGAGCGGGCGCGCGCCCACGTCCAAAGCCTCGAGGCGCAATTGTCGCAGCTGGCCGACCTGCGCTCCAGCCGGGAGAAGTCGCACGAGGAGCATGCCGTCGCCAGCACGCTGGGCGGCCTACTGCGGTCGAACGAGTTTCCCCGCTGGCTCGTGGCATCGGCTCTTGACGTCTTGGTCCAGGACGCCTCGGCGAGCCTCGCCGAACTGTCCGGTGGCCAGTTCAACCTCGCGCATGAGAACGGCGAGTTCGTGGTGATCGACCACAACAACGCCGACCTGCCTCGGCCAGTGAAAACCCTCTCCGGTGGCGAGACGTTTCAGGCGAGCTTGGCGCTGGCACTCGCCCTCTCGGCGCAGATCACCACGTTGGCCGCGGCCGGCTCCGCCCGGCTGGACTCGATCTTCCTGGACGAGGGGTTCGGAACACTCGACGAGGTGACCCTGGAGACAGTCGCCAGCACGCTGGAGAATCTCGCCAGCCAGGGCAATCGCATGGTCGGAGTAGTCACCCACGTGAGCGTCCTGGCCGACCGTGTCCCCGTGAAGTTCCGAGTAAGCCGCGATCAGTTCGGGTCAGCCATCATGAAGGACAACATCTGA